Proteins encoded together in one Candidatus Omnitrophota bacterium window:
- a CDS encoding fructose-bisphosphate aldolase, giving the protein MSKRAITLDDLDLPTGKKVRLHRLLYTYGPGNGRLMVLPIDQGLEHGPRDFFVNPESINPEFELRLALEGGFSAIAFQIGLAEKYLKSFAGKVPLILKLNGKTEIPPDDEAFSPCHASVEDALRLGADAVGYTCYVGSPRQDDDFIQFGRVRREAQQAGMPVIMWAYPRGKHMEQKGGRDSLYAVAYAARVAQELGADVVKVNYPKIDEEKRPMYTKEYRDLKFSKQEMLEHIVAAAGRTLTIMSGGSKRGDTELLDDVKAALEAGVTGFIFGRNIWQRRFGEALEVAGKISKMTQDVSRASGNPKAAFV; this is encoded by the coding sequence ATGTCAAAGCGAGCGATCACACTAGACGATTTGGATCTGCCGACCGGCAAGAAAGTGCGGCTGCATCGACTGCTGTATACATACGGCCCAGGCAACGGCCGGCTCATGGTGCTGCCGATCGATCAGGGGCTGGAGCACGGGCCGCGCGACTTTTTCGTCAATCCGGAGAGCATCAATCCGGAATTCGAATTGCGCTTAGCTCTCGAAGGCGGGTTTTCCGCCATTGCGTTTCAAATCGGATTGGCCGAGAAATATCTCAAGTCATTTGCCGGCAAGGTGCCCTTGATTCTGAAGCTCAACGGCAAGACCGAGATTCCGCCGGATGACGAGGCCTTCTCGCCCTGCCACGCCAGCGTTGAGGATGCGCTGCGCCTTGGGGCGGATGCCGTGGGCTACACCTGCTACGTGGGGTCGCCGCGCCAAGATGACGACTTTATCCAATTCGGCCGGGTGCGGCGCGAGGCGCAGCAGGCCGGCATGCCGGTGATCATGTGGGCCTATCCGCGCGGCAAGCACATGGAGCAGAAGGGCGGACGCGACAGCCTCTATGCGGTGGCGTATGCCGCGCGGGTGGCGCAAGAGCTGGGGGCCGATGTCGTCAAGGTCAATTATCCGAAAATCGATGAAGAGAAGCGTCCGATGTATACCAAAGAATATCGGGATCTGAAGTTCAGCAAGCAGGAGATGCTTGAGCATATTGTGGCGGCTGCCGGCCGGACGCTGACGATCATGTCCGGCGGCTCCAAGCGCGGCGATACCGAGCTGCTCGATGATGTGAAAGCGGCGCTGGAGGCCGGCGTGACCGGCTTTATTTTCGGCCGCAACATCTGGCAGCGGCGGTTCGGCGAAGCGCTGGAGGTGGCCGGCAAGATCAGCAAGATGACCCAGGATGTCAGCCGCGCCTCCGGCAATCCGAAAGCGGCGTTCGTGTAA
- a CDS encoding 2-oxoacid:acceptor oxidoreductase subunit alpha: MAQHELTVWIGGAAGDGIASAGESFAKGCSRCGYHVFAYNSYQSVIRGGHVCMHIRIGTHKIYTQGDELNYLIALNADTLQRYGKRVTKGGAVLYNTDKFKATPDQVASGAQLIGLPVMELIGNQQMQNIALVGAFMQVAGLDPSTLREMIKERFTKKGEAVIKVNLEAFDKSMAFAKEHAKPGAIQVGQGDGKRRPLAGGNPMVGFGAVAAGCRFYSAYPMTPASSLLHWLVKYAAKTGILVKQCEDEISAMNMAIGAGHVGVRAMTGTAGGGFALMTEAVGEAAMTETPVVVLEVQRGGPSTGLPTKTEQGDLFQVFGASQGEFPKVMLAPRTLEECYDMTIHGFNLAETYQLPVLIISDLYLAERLETFDGVDLNHVTIDRGPMVTQANGVYRRFLDTPTGVSPRALPGTPGTIYTSATDEHDEDGIVISDVFTNPAIRVKMTEKRMRKMEHILKELPPPQLEGPRDADLTLVGWGSTYSVMLEAMEALNAEGLTVNVFCLRYLWPFQTAEVTKLLQRCKLTISVENNATGQIVKLIRMETGISIQHHLRKYDGEPFEPKQVIDQARTILKTRPSQPVIATVVSDEGLPANFSPIEHPAIGAEVARQH; the protein is encoded by the coding sequence ATGGCACAGCATGAACTGACGGTGTGGATTGGCGGGGCGGCCGGCGACGGGATCGCCTCGGCCGGCGAATCGTTTGCCAAGGGCTGCTCGCGCTGCGGCTATCACGTCTTCGCCTACAACAGCTATCAATCGGTGATCCGCGGCGGCCACGTGTGCATGCACATCCGCATCGGCACGCACAAGATCTACACGCAAGGCGATGAGCTCAACTACTTGATCGCCCTGAATGCCGACACGTTGCAGCGCTACGGCAAACGGGTCACCAAGGGCGGCGCGGTTTTGTACAACACCGACAAGTTCAAGGCCACCCCGGATCAGGTGGCCTCCGGCGCGCAATTGATCGGCCTGCCGGTGATGGAGCTGATCGGCAATCAGCAGATGCAGAACATCGCCCTCGTGGGTGCGTTCATGCAGGTCGCAGGGCTGGATCCGAGCACCCTGCGAGAGATGATCAAGGAACGATTCACGAAGAAAGGCGAGGCGGTCATCAAGGTCAACCTTGAGGCGTTCGACAAGAGCATGGCCTTCGCCAAAGAGCACGCCAAGCCCGGCGCGATTCAGGTCGGCCAGGGCGATGGCAAGCGCCGGCCGCTCGCCGGCGGCAATCCGATGGTCGGGTTTGGCGCCGTCGCGGCAGGCTGCCGCTTTTACTCCGCCTACCCCATGACCCCCGCCTCCTCTCTCCTGCATTGGCTCGTCAAATACGCGGCCAAGACCGGCATCCTCGTCAAGCAATGTGAAGATGAAATCTCGGCCATGAACATGGCCATCGGGGCCGGCCACGTCGGGGTCCGCGCGATGACCGGCACCGCGGGCGGCGGATTTGCGCTGATGACTGAGGCGGTTGGCGAGGCGGCGATGACGGAGACGCCGGTCGTGGTGCTGGAAGTCCAGCGCGGCGGCCCCTCGACCGGTCTGCCGACCAAGACGGAGCAGGGCGATTTGTTCCAGGTGTTTGGGGCCTCGCAAGGCGAGTTTCCGAAAGTGATGCTCGCCCCGCGCACGCTGGAAGAGTGTTACGACATGACGATTCATGGCTTCAACCTCGCCGAAACATATCAGCTGCCGGTCCTCATCATCTCGGATCTGTATCTGGCCGAGCGGCTGGAGACGTTTGACGGGGTCGACCTCAACCATGTGACGATCGATCGCGGGCCGATGGTGACCCAGGCCAACGGCGTCTACCGGCGGTTTCTCGATACGCCCACCGGCGTCTCGCCGCGGGCCCTGCCCGGCACCCCTGGCACCATCTATACCTCGGCGACGGATGAGCACGATGAGGACGGCATCGTGATCAGCGATGTGTTCACCAACCCGGCGATCCGCGTGAAGATGACCGAGAAGCGAATGCGCAAGATGGAACATATTCTCAAAGAGCTTCCCCCGCCGCAGCTTGAGGGCCCGCGCGATGCGGATCTGACCCTGGTCGGATGGGGCTCCACCTATTCGGTGATGCTCGAGGCGATGGAAGCCTTGAATGCGGAAGGGCTCACGGTCAACGTCTTCTGTCTGCGCTACCTGTGGCCGTTTCAGACCGCCGAAGTGACCAAGCTGCTGCAGCGGTGCAAACTGACGATATCGGTGGAAAACAACGCGACCGGACAGATCGTCAAGCTCATCCGGATGGAGACAGGGATTTCGATCCAGCATCACCTGCGAAAATATGACGGCGAGCCGTTTGAGCCGAAGCAGGTGATCGACCAGGCGCGGACGATCCTCAAGACTCGGCCGAGCCAGCCGGTGATCGCGACCGTTGTGAGCGATGAAGGCCTCCCGGCGAACTTTTCGCCGATTGAGCATCCGGCGATCGGCGCTGAAGTCGCGCGACAACATTGA
- a CDS encoding 2-oxoacid ferredoxin oxidoreductase, whose amino-acid sequence MAQVKEYIGKIKPDWCPGCGDFGVLNSLQRALAELDIPPHTVQVVSGIGCSSNLPGFINAYGFHGLHGRSLPVATGAKLGNHALTVIATGGDGDGYGIGVGHFVHTCRRNVDMTYIVMDNQIYGLTTGQASPTTEKDVRTKSTPEGVIEIALNPVALALTCGATYIARGFSGENLHLAQLMKGAIEHKGFALVDVFSPCVTYNKHNTYPWFRERVYKLEDEKHDASDFRLAMEKAFEWGARIPIGLFYKVDRPTYEDEEPALRSGIPLAKQPLVRNDLAALMEDFI is encoded by the coding sequence ATGGCACAGGTTAAAGAGTACATCGGAAAAATTAAACCGGATTGGTGCCCAGGCTGCGGCGACTTCGGCGTCTTAAATTCGCTGCAGCGAGCCCTCGCCGAGCTGGATATTCCGCCCCACACCGTGCAGGTGGTCTCCGGCATCGGCTGCTCCTCCAACCTGCCGGGGTTTATAAACGCGTACGGCTTTCACGGGCTGCACGGCCGGTCGCTGCCGGTGGCCACCGGGGCGAAACTCGGCAATCATGCGCTGACCGTCATTGCGACGGGCGGCGATGGGGATGGCTACGGCATCGGCGTGGGCCACTTTGTCCACACCTGCCGCCGCAACGTAGACATGACCTACATCGTCATGGATAACCAAATCTACGGGCTGACGACCGGGCAGGCCTCGCCGACGACAGAGAAGGATGTCCGAACCAAGTCGACACCTGAGGGCGTCATTGAGATTGCGCTCAATCCCGTAGCACTCGCCCTGACGTGTGGTGCGACCTACATCGCGCGAGGTTTCTCCGGCGAGAACTTGCATTTGGCGCAATTGATGAAGGGGGCGATCGAGCACAAAGGCTTCGCGCTGGTCGATGTGTTCTCGCCGTGCGTGACGTACAATAAGCACAACACGTATCCGTGGTTCCGCGAGCGGGTGTATAAGCTGGAAGACGAGAAGCATGATGCGTCGGATTTCCGCCTCGCCATGGAAAAAGCGTTTGAATGGGGGGCGCGCATTCCGATCGGGCTCTTCTACAAAGTGGATCGCCCCACGTATGAAGATGAAGAGCCGGCATTGCGCAGCGGGATTCCGCTGGCGAAGCAGCCGCTCGTGCGCAATGATTTGGCAGCCCTTATGGAGGATTTCATCTAA
- a CDS encoding Rieske 2Fe-2S domain-containing protein, translating to MTKVAKTSDIAPGTGKVVDVNGKPIAVFNCDGTFYAVENECKHQGGPLGEGTLSGNTVMCPWHGWEYDVTTGVCQLDSAITVKRFDVKVEGDDILIAA from the coding sequence ATGACCAAAGTCGCAAAGACATCGGACATTGCTCCGGGGACGGGCAAGGTCGTTGATGTCAACGGGAAGCCGATTGCGGTGTTTAACTGCGACGGCACGTTTTACGCCGTCGAGAATGAGTGCAAGCACCAGGGCGGGCCGCTCGGGGAGGGAACGCTCTCCGGCAATACCGTGATGTGCCCCTGGCACGGCTGGGAATACGACGTGACGACCGGGGTCTGCCAACTCGATTCCGCCATTACGGTCAAGAGATTCGACGTGAAAGTTGAGGGAGACGATATTCTTATCGCGGCCTGA